One window from the genome of Gadus macrocephalus chromosome 7, ASM3116895v1 encodes:
- the phldb1a gene encoding pleckstrin homology-like domain family B member 1 isoform X4 → MEGDQRESSVASDTSPDTPADMEHASRTTGAERGPRQTHQVIHGTPLDVYDTGKSLKVQAERPHLVSLGSGRLSVAITLLPLLEGRTTLGSEEADIPLQGAGVAPQHCYIQHQAGCLTLYPCGNQCSVDGLAVTRPTRLTQGCMLCFGQSAFFRFNHPEEALRMKSMNASRTHQAASFLALYLAAESISDPFCPDLIAVQPVVADLHYFSNVPNGGGIPGPADHQDNPGHSSMIPPDPQLQDPLGFSDYDCPSPSSSSSSSGPGQNPSSRLTAPTRPPCSPGAKPVPVPRPRASPPAAPSDGSGGGPRVAESPRSLRGSRADVSVGPSPSPSPAAPQRPTPRGSPAPPARPRVSGPSLHNRPPSPVRDQGQLRPRRDEVAPQKQRTPEGAGGSGQRELPPHSSFMSRSTTAGFLQGSSSSSSSSSLPSHPSAASRAASESPRGQRKAQPQSQAPHGGMVREQPRGHLRTNSGSCPGIQGSSVSLSGSSPLTSPGRQRKGSHGAGAGSRDPSSGPVRPRTRERKNSISEISDNEDELLEYHRWQREERLREQEMEKQERQRLESILSLCAEYNTNREDPQGDPGEAMREGLFPRAGEGVTARGLCPDGGGWKALHGGGGDKPRMTAENDEENQREESSSTESTHQECEDLLVELGRGPGPREQHGPLGEERSRALGRVDELSSRVSELDLQLQETRQEVEMERALLQAERREEEQQMEAESEMISRLQLRLQQLDEATQREKDQGRASVSAERTVLERQRAGYSELKRQLDRCVLSDREQLQERLHREAEALDAGGRRFEELEFCQLEQESSLEERKEAHCSQLLQEKAECHRSLSRRKEKMAALEAQANQLGVQATLECEKLAKDRTLILQMLHKEKDRLCVLEQRCYSQAEGRGPPQITYNASEEYLKLSDVYKMYGSALTAHSSSSTATLHCLSLAASPALSSEEYITVNQLSQIFGMQRVDRCPTSSSSTSSFQSFQLAPAAPHFSCRSSAFPPPPPPPPPIFSIQSHQLHQGALPAMNLERWYQDIMAAGEHQQACPPPLPAKSFSSRRQGQPRPDGDGGGQRQSCSQPSSTATPLPQANGFSHEKNASTRDLQLLLKELSHSSDTESRKQYSRQCKGPSPTVHHSFLHHHAPPSGNQAYDTLSLESSDSTETSVSAGNCACSPESASGQEAQRIEEMEKMLKEAQQEKARLVENREREVQARLQMLEEERRRREEAERRLLDEASHRRRLVEEEVKLRERHFSQARPMTRYLPNRKEEFDLRVHVESSGHSVDTCPFVILTEKMCKGHLVKMGGKIKSWKKRWFVFDRLKRNFSYYVDKHESRLKGLLYFQAIEEVYYDHLRSATKSPNPSLTFCVKTHDRLYFMVAPSPEAMRIWMDVIVTGAEGYTQFMS, encoded by the exons GGAGGACCACGCTGGGCAGCGAGGAGGCAGACATCCCCCTGCAGGGCGCGGGCGTGGCCCCCCAGCACTGCTACATCCAGCACCAGGCGGGCTGCCTCACCCTCTACCCCTGTGGGAACCAGTGCTCTGTGGACGGCCTGGCCGTCACCAGGCCCACGCGCCTCACCCAAG GGTGCATGCTGTGTTTCGGCCAGTCTGCCTTTTTCCGCTTCAACCACCCAGAGGAAGCCCTCAGGATGAAGAGTATGAACGCCAGCAGAACTCATCAAGCAG CTTCCTTCCTTGCTCTTTACCTTGCTGCTGAGTCTATATCAGACCCATTCTGCCCTGACCTTATAGCGGTCCAACCCGTGGTGGCTGACCTACACT ACTTCAGCAACGTTCCCAACGGCGGGGGCATTCCAGGTCCGGCTGACCACCAGGATAACCCAGGCCACAGCTCCATGATCCCCCCGGACCCCCAGCTCCAGGACCCTCTGGGGTTCAGTGACTACgactgcccctccccctcctcctcctcctcgtcctccggtCCCGGACAGAACCCGAGCAGCAGACTGACGGCCCCCACGCgacccccctgctccccggggGCCAAACCCGTCCCGGTGCCACGCCCGCGGGCCTCCCCTCCCGCGGCCCCCAGCGACGGCTCCGGGGGGGGGCCCCGGGTCGCCGAGAGCCCCCGGTCCCTCCGAGGCAGCCGCGCGGACGTCTCCGTGGGGCCCAGCCCCAGTCCGTCCCCCGCGGCCCCGCAGAGACCCACCCCACGGGGCTCCCCGGCCCCGCCGGCCCGCCCCAGAGTCTCGGGCCCCTCCCTGCACAACCGGCCGCCCAGTCCCGTGCGGGATCAGGGCCAGCTCCGCCCCCGCAGAGACGAGGTCGCCCCCCAGAAGCAAAGGACTCCAGAGGGGGCAGGAGGCAGCGGCCAGAGAGAGCTGCCGCCCCACAGCTCCTTCATGTCCCGGAGCACAACAGCTGGCTTCCTCCAgggctcgtcctcctcctcctcctcctcctccctcccttcacaccCCTCTGCCGCCAGCAGAGCTGCCTCCGAGAGCCCCCGCGGCCAACGCAAGGCCCAGCCCCAGAGCCAGGCCCCCCACGGCGGGATGGTCCGCGAGCAGCCCCGCGGCCACCTGAGGACCAACTCCGGCTCCTGTCCCGGGATCCAGGGCTCCTCGGTGTCTCTCTCGGGTTCCTCGCCCCTCACCAGCCCCGGGAGGCAGAGGAAAGGATCTCACGGGGCCGGCGCCGGCAGCAGGGACCCCTCCTCCGGCCCCGTGAGGCCCCGCACCAGAGAGCGGAAGAACAGCATCTCGGAGATCAGCGACAACGAGGACGAGCTGCTGGAGTACCACCGCTGGCAGCGGGAGGAGCGCCTCCGCgagcaggagatggagaagcAG GAGCGCCAGAGACTGGAGTCCATCCTGAGTCTGTGTGCGGAGTACAACACCAACCGGGAGGACCCGCAGGGGGACCCGGGGGAGGCCATGAGGGAGGGGCTGTTCCCCAGAGCCGGGGAGGGGGTCACTGCCAGGGGCCTCTGCCCGGACGGGGGAGGCTGGAAGGCTCTGcacggaggagggggagacaagcCCCGTATGACGGCGGAGAACGAcgaggagaaccagagagaggagtcCAGCAGCACGGAGAGCACTCACCAAGAG tgtGAGGACCTGCTGGTGGAGCTGGGCCGTGGCCCCGGCCCCCGGGAGCAGCACGGCccgctgggggaggagaggagccgggCCCTGGGCCGCGTGGATGAACTCAGCAGCAGAGTCAGCGAGCTGGACCTGCAGCTGCAGGAGACCAGGCAGGAG gtGGAGATGGAGCGTGCGCTGCTGCAGGCGGAGCGGCGGGAGGAAGAGCAGCAGATGGAGGCGGAGTCAGAGATGATCTCACGGCTGCAGCTGAGACTGCAGCAGCTGGACGAGGCcacccagagagagaaggaccag GGCAGGGCTAGTGTGTCGGCAGAGAGGACTGTGCTGGAGAGGCAGAGGGCTGGGTACAGTGAGCTGAAGAGACAGCTTGATAGATGCGTCTTGTCTGACAGGGAACAGTTACAGGAGCGGCTGCACAGg gaggCGGAGGCCCTGGACGCGGGGGGCAGGAGGTTTGAGGAGCTGGAGTTCTGCCAGCTGGAGCAGGAGAgcagcctggaggagaggaaggaggcgcACTGCAGCCAGCTCCTCCAGGAGAAGGCCGAGTGCCACCGCAGCCTGTCCCGCAGGAAG GAGAAGATGGCCGCCCTGGAGGCTCAGGCCAATCAGCTGGGAGTACAAGCAACTCTGGAGTGTGAGAAGCTGGCCAAGGACCGGACCCTGATtctgcagatgctacacaag GAGAAGGACCGGCTTTGTGTCCTGGAGCAGAGATGCTACAGCCAGGCCGAGGGCAGAGGCCCCCCACAGATCACCTATAACGCCTCCGAG GAGTACCTCAAGCTGTCTGACGTCTATAAGATGTACGGGAGCGCTCTGACagcccactcctcctcctccaccgctaCTCTCCACTGTCTCTCCCTGGCCGCCTCGCCCGCCCTGTCCAGCGAG gaGTACATCACGGTCAACCAGCTGAGCCAGATCTTCGGGATGCAGAGGGTGGACCGCtgtcccacctcctcctcctccacctcctctttccAGTCATTCCAGCTAGCCCCCGCTGCGCCTCACTTCTCCTGCAGATCATCTgcatttcctcctcctcctcctcctcctcctcccatcttcTCTATCCAG agccaccagctccaccagggggcgctgcCTGCTATGAACCTGGAGCGCTGGTACCAGGACATCATGGCCGCTGGGGAGCACCAGCAGGCCTGCCCTCCCCCGCTGCCTGCCAAGTCCTTTTCCTCCCGCAGGCAGGGGCAG CCCAGACCAGACGGAGACGGCGGTGGACAGAGACAGTCGTGCTCCCAGCCCAGCAGCACTGCCACGCCCCTCCCACAAGCCAATGGGTTCTCCCACGAGAAGAACGCATCCaccagg GATCTACAGCTGCTGCTCAAAGAGCTGTCACATTCGTCCGACACAGAGTCCAGGAAACAGTATTCTCGGCAGTGCAAAG GTCCATCTCCCACCGTGCACCACTCCTTCCTGCACCACCATGCGCCACCTAGTGGCAACCAGGCGTACGACACGCTGAGCCTGGAGAGCTCCGACAGCACAGAGACCAGCGTCTCCGCCGGCAACTGCGCCTGTTCGCCAGAAAG TGCCAGCGGGCAGGAGGCCCAGCGCAtcgaggagatggagaagatgCTGAAGGAGGCGCAGCAGGAGAAAGCCCGACTGGTGGAGAACCGC gagcgGGAGGTGCAGGCCCGGCTCCagatgctggaggaggagcgccggcgccgggaggaggcggagcggaGGCTCCTGGACGAGGCCTCCCACCGgaggaggctggtggaggaggaggtgaagctgAGAGAGAGGCACTTCTCCCAg GCTCGGCCAATGACGCGCTACCTGCCCAACCGGAAGGAGGAGTTTGACCTGCGGGTCCACGTGGAGTCGTCCGGCCACAGCGTGGACACCTGCCCCTTCGTCATCCTCACCGAGAAGATGTGCAAGGGCCACCTGGTGAAGATGGGCGGCAAGATCAAGTCGTGGAAGAAGCGCTGGTTCGTCTTCGACCGCCTCAAGAGGAACTTCTCCTACTATGTTG ACAAGCACGAGAGCAGGCTGAAAGGACTCCTCTACTTCCAGGCCATCGAGGAGGTCTACTACGATCACCTCCGCAGCGCCACCAAG aGCCCCAACCCGTCTCTGACCTTCTGCGTGAAGACCCACGACCGGCTCTACTTCATGGTGGCTCCCTCCCCGGAGGCCATGCGCATCTGGATGGACGTCATAGTAACGGGGGCCGAGGGATACACGCAGTTCATGAGCTGA
- the phldb1a gene encoding pleckstrin homology-like domain family B member 1 isoform X6, with protein sequence MEGDQRESSVASDTSPDTPADMEHASRTTGAERGPRQTHQVIHGTPLDVYDTGKSLKVQAERPHLVSLGSGRLSVAITLLPLLEGRTTLGSEEADIPLQGAGVAPQHCYIQHQAGCLTLYPCGNQCSVDGLAVTRPTRLTQGCMLCFGQSAFFRFNHPEEALRMKSMNASRTHQAASFLALYLAAESISDPFCPDLIAVQPVVADLHYFSNVPNGGGIPGPADHQDNPGHSSMIPPDPQLQDPLGFSDYDCPSPSSSSSSSGPGQNPSSRLTAPTRPPCSPGAKPVPVPRPRASPPAAPSDGSGGGPRVAESPRSLRGSRADVSVGPSPSPSPAAPQRPTPRGSPAPPARPRVSGPSLHNRPPSPVRDQGQLRPRRDEVAPQKQRTPEGAGGSGQRELPPHSSFMSRSTTAGFLQGSSSSSSSSSLPSHPSAASRAASESPRGQRKAQPQSQAPHGGMVREQPRGHLRTNSGSCPGIQGSSVSLSGSSPLTSPGRQRKGSHGAGAGSRDPSSGPVRPRTRERKNSISEISDNEDELLEYHRWQREERLREQEMEKQERQRLESILSLCAEYNTNREDPQGDPGEAMREGLFPRAGEGVTARGLCPDGGGWKALHGGGGDKPRMTAENDEENQREESSSTESTHQECEDLLVELGRGPGPREQHGPLGEERSRALGRVDELSSRVSELDLQLQETRQEVEMERALLQAERREEEQQMEAESEMISRLQLRLQQLDEATQREKDQGRASVSAERTVLERQRAGYSELKRQLDRCVLSDREQLQERLHREAEALDAGGRRFEELEFCQLEQESSLEERKEAHCSQLLQEKAECHRSLSRRKEKMAALEAQANQLGVQATLECEKLAKDRTLILQMLHKEKDRLCVLEQRCYSQAEGRGPPQITYNASEEPSLHISEPDFVREEGGRDSPLPATTSLSPQAYPPRPQEEYLKLSDVYKMYGSALTAHSSSSTATLHCLSLAASPALSSEPRPDGDGGGQRQSCSQPSSTATPLPQANGFSHEKNASTRDLQLLLKELSHSSDTESRKQYSRQCKGPSPTVHHSFLHHHAPPSGNQAYDTLSLESSDSTETSVSAGNCACSPESASGQEAQRIEEMEKMLKEAQQEKARLVENREREVQARLQMLEEERRRREEAERRLLDEASHRRRLVEEEVKLRERHFSQARPMTRYLPNRKEEFDLRVHVESSGHSVDTCPFVILTEKMCKGHLVKMGGKIKSWKKRWFVFDRLKRNFSYYVDKHESRLKGLLYFQAIEEVYYDHLRSATKSPNPSLTFCVKTHDRLYFMVAPSPEAMRIWMDVIVTGAEGYTQFMS encoded by the exons GGAGGACCACGCTGGGCAGCGAGGAGGCAGACATCCCCCTGCAGGGCGCGGGCGTGGCCCCCCAGCACTGCTACATCCAGCACCAGGCGGGCTGCCTCACCCTCTACCCCTGTGGGAACCAGTGCTCTGTGGACGGCCTGGCCGTCACCAGGCCCACGCGCCTCACCCAAG GGTGCATGCTGTGTTTCGGCCAGTCTGCCTTTTTCCGCTTCAACCACCCAGAGGAAGCCCTCAGGATGAAGAGTATGAACGCCAGCAGAACTCATCAAGCAG CTTCCTTCCTTGCTCTTTACCTTGCTGCTGAGTCTATATCAGACCCATTCTGCCCTGACCTTATAGCGGTCCAACCCGTGGTGGCTGACCTACACT ACTTCAGCAACGTTCCCAACGGCGGGGGCATTCCAGGTCCGGCTGACCACCAGGATAACCCAGGCCACAGCTCCATGATCCCCCCGGACCCCCAGCTCCAGGACCCTCTGGGGTTCAGTGACTACgactgcccctccccctcctcctcctcctcgtcctccggtCCCGGACAGAACCCGAGCAGCAGACTGACGGCCCCCACGCgacccccctgctccccggggGCCAAACCCGTCCCGGTGCCACGCCCGCGGGCCTCCCCTCCCGCGGCCCCCAGCGACGGCTCCGGGGGGGGGCCCCGGGTCGCCGAGAGCCCCCGGTCCCTCCGAGGCAGCCGCGCGGACGTCTCCGTGGGGCCCAGCCCCAGTCCGTCCCCCGCGGCCCCGCAGAGACCCACCCCACGGGGCTCCCCGGCCCCGCCGGCCCGCCCCAGAGTCTCGGGCCCCTCCCTGCACAACCGGCCGCCCAGTCCCGTGCGGGATCAGGGCCAGCTCCGCCCCCGCAGAGACGAGGTCGCCCCCCAGAAGCAAAGGACTCCAGAGGGGGCAGGAGGCAGCGGCCAGAGAGAGCTGCCGCCCCACAGCTCCTTCATGTCCCGGAGCACAACAGCTGGCTTCCTCCAgggctcgtcctcctcctcctcctcctcctccctcccttcacaccCCTCTGCCGCCAGCAGAGCTGCCTCCGAGAGCCCCCGCGGCCAACGCAAGGCCCAGCCCCAGAGCCAGGCCCCCCACGGCGGGATGGTCCGCGAGCAGCCCCGCGGCCACCTGAGGACCAACTCCGGCTCCTGTCCCGGGATCCAGGGCTCCTCGGTGTCTCTCTCGGGTTCCTCGCCCCTCACCAGCCCCGGGAGGCAGAGGAAAGGATCTCACGGGGCCGGCGCCGGCAGCAGGGACCCCTCCTCCGGCCCCGTGAGGCCCCGCACCAGAGAGCGGAAGAACAGCATCTCGGAGATCAGCGACAACGAGGACGAGCTGCTGGAGTACCACCGCTGGCAGCGGGAGGAGCGCCTCCGCgagcaggagatggagaagcAG GAGCGCCAGAGACTGGAGTCCATCCTGAGTCTGTGTGCGGAGTACAACACCAACCGGGAGGACCCGCAGGGGGACCCGGGGGAGGCCATGAGGGAGGGGCTGTTCCCCAGAGCCGGGGAGGGGGTCACTGCCAGGGGCCTCTGCCCGGACGGGGGAGGCTGGAAGGCTCTGcacggaggagggggagacaagcCCCGTATGACGGCGGAGAACGAcgaggagaaccagagagaggagtcCAGCAGCACGGAGAGCACTCACCAAGAG tgtGAGGACCTGCTGGTGGAGCTGGGCCGTGGCCCCGGCCCCCGGGAGCAGCACGGCccgctgggggaggagaggagccgggCCCTGGGCCGCGTGGATGAACTCAGCAGCAGAGTCAGCGAGCTGGACCTGCAGCTGCAGGAGACCAGGCAGGAG gtGGAGATGGAGCGTGCGCTGCTGCAGGCGGAGCGGCGGGAGGAAGAGCAGCAGATGGAGGCGGAGTCAGAGATGATCTCACGGCTGCAGCTGAGACTGCAGCAGCTGGACGAGGCcacccagagagagaaggaccag GGCAGGGCTAGTGTGTCGGCAGAGAGGACTGTGCTGGAGAGGCAGAGGGCTGGGTACAGTGAGCTGAAGAGACAGCTTGATAGATGCGTCTTGTCTGACAGGGAACAGTTACAGGAGCGGCTGCACAGg gaggCGGAGGCCCTGGACGCGGGGGGCAGGAGGTTTGAGGAGCTGGAGTTCTGCCAGCTGGAGCAGGAGAgcagcctggaggagaggaaggaggcgcACTGCAGCCAGCTCCTCCAGGAGAAGGCCGAGTGCCACCGCAGCCTGTCCCGCAGGAAG GAGAAGATGGCCGCCCTGGAGGCTCAGGCCAATCAGCTGGGAGTACAAGCAACTCTGGAGTGTGAGAAGCTGGCCAAGGACCGGACCCTGATtctgcagatgctacacaag GAGAAGGACCGGCTTTGTGTCCTGGAGCAGAGATGCTACAGCCAGGCCGAGGGCAGAGGCCCCCCACAGATCACCTATAACGCCTCCGAG GAGCCTTCGCTTCACATCAGCGAACCGGACTTTGTTCGTGAAGAGGGGGGTCGTGATAGTCCCCTTCCCGCCACTACTTCACTCTCTCCTCAAGCCTACCCCCCCAGGCCCCAGGAG GAGTACCTCAAGCTGTCTGACGTCTATAAGATGTACGGGAGCGCTCTGACagcccactcctcctcctccaccgctaCTCTCCACTGTCTCTCCCTGGCCGCCTCGCCCGCCCTGTCCAGCGAG CCCAGACCAGACGGAGACGGCGGTGGACAGAGACAGTCGTGCTCCCAGCCCAGCAGCACTGCCACGCCCCTCCCACAAGCCAATGGGTTCTCCCACGAGAAGAACGCATCCaccagg GATCTACAGCTGCTGCTCAAAGAGCTGTCACATTCGTCCGACACAGAGTCCAGGAAACAGTATTCTCGGCAGTGCAAAG GTCCATCTCCCACCGTGCACCACTCCTTCCTGCACCACCATGCGCCACCTAGTGGCAACCAGGCGTACGACACGCTGAGCCTGGAGAGCTCCGACAGCACAGAGACCAGCGTCTCCGCCGGCAACTGCGCCTGTTCGCCAGAAAG TGCCAGCGGGCAGGAGGCCCAGCGCAtcgaggagatggagaagatgCTGAAGGAGGCGCAGCAGGAGAAAGCCCGACTGGTGGAGAACCGC gagcgGGAGGTGCAGGCCCGGCTCCagatgctggaggaggagcgccggcgccgggaggaggcggagcggaGGCTCCTGGACGAGGCCTCCCACCGgaggaggctggtggaggaggaggtgaagctgAGAGAGAGGCACTTCTCCCAg GCTCGGCCAATGACGCGCTACCTGCCCAACCGGAAGGAGGAGTTTGACCTGCGGGTCCACGTGGAGTCGTCCGGCCACAGCGTGGACACCTGCCCCTTCGTCATCCTCACCGAGAAGATGTGCAAGGGCCACCTGGTGAAGATGGGCGGCAAGATCAAGTCGTGGAAGAAGCGCTGGTTCGTCTTCGACCGCCTCAAGAGGAACTTCTCCTACTATGTTG ACAAGCACGAGAGCAGGCTGAAAGGACTCCTCTACTTCCAGGCCATCGAGGAGGTCTACTACGATCACCTCCGCAGCGCCACCAAG aGCCCCAACCCGTCTCTGACCTTCTGCGTGAAGACCCACGACCGGCTCTACTTCATGGTGGCTCCCTCCCCGGAGGCCATGCGCATCTGGATGGACGTCATAGTAACGGGGGCCGAGGGATACACGCAGTTCATGAGCTGA